A stretch of DNA from Catenulispora acidiphila DSM 44928:
CATGACCGAACCGGACGCACCGTCCCTGGACCAGCTCCTGGCCTCCGCCGGGGCACCGGGCGACCTGGCCCCGCGGGTGGCCGCGACGCTCGGCGAGCAGGCCGCGGCCCGGCTGGCCGCCGACCCGTGGCTGATCCTGGCGGTGCCCGGGGTGCGCCCCGAGGCCGCCGACGGCTTCGCGCGCAGCGTGCTCGGCGGCACCGCCGGCCCGCAGGACCCCCGGCGCGCGCGGGCGGTCCTGGGCTGGCTGCTGGACCGCGCCGCCCTGGACGGCCACACCGCGCAGCCGGCCGACGTGCTGTGCTCGGCCCTGGGCAGCCTCGGCTTCGGCGACCCGGCCGGCGCGCTGCAGGCGGCCCTGGAGGAGGGCGACATGCTCGCCTTCTCCAACGCCGCCGAAGAAGAGGACGAGGACGGCGACGGCTCCGGTCCCGCCGAGGAGTCTGGGTCCGCCGGCACCTCCGGTCTGATGATCAGCCGGGAGCGCTACGCCTTCGCCGAGGAGGGCGTCGGCGAGGCGGTGCAGCGGCTGCTGGCCACCCCCGAACCCCTCGGCGAGGACTGGGAGCGCCTGGACACCTCCGGCGACCGGATCCACGGCGAGCTGCGGGACTCCGTCGGGGCGTACGGGCTGACCCTGGTCGCGACCGCGCCGGGCATCGCGAAGACGGCGCAGATCGCCGGGTTCGCCGAGGCCGCGGCGGCGGCCGGAGTGCCGGTGGCGATAGTCGGTGGGAACGCCGCGAGTGTGCGGACGCTGAACCGGGAGCTCGGCGGGACCGAGCTGACGGTGCTGTCGGTACAGGAGTACCTGGCATCGCTCGGACGGGGCGAGACGGCGGATGCAGACGCGGACGCTGAGAAGGTTCCGGGCCAGCGCGATGCTGACGGCTCCGCAGCTGATGGCGCAGTGCCCGGCGGCTCGGCCGCAGCCGACTCCGAGGCCTCAGGTGCATCCGCGACCGCGAGCGCTGACGCCGACAGCCAGGCCGCTGATTCCGCGGCAGACCAGGACTACGCCCAGGACCAGGACACCTCAGCCGACTCCCCCGAGACCGCGAGCTCTGACACCGCCGAGCCCGACCCGGCCGGCGAGGCAGAACCCGAACCCCCCGCCCCCAAGTTCGCCGATCCCCAGCCCGGTCTGGTCGTCGTGTCCGCGGCGCACCAGATCGACGCCGAGGCGCTGGCCGCGCTGCTCGACGCGGTTCCCGAAGGCATGCGCGTGCTGCTGGCCGGCGACCCCGCCGAGCCGGGTCCGGCAGGTCCGGGCCAGCCGTTCCGGGACCTGGTCGAGACCCGCTCGGACTCGCTGATGGCCTACACCGCCGACGGCCGGGTGCCGCGGGTGCGCGCCGCCGACTCCGAGCCGCATCCGCTGACCGACCTGCGGTTCGCGCTGCGGGAGGGCGAGCTGCCGCCGCCGGAGGCGGACCCGGAGAAGCGGCTGGTCATCGTGCCGGTGCGGGACGCCGGGGAGGCGGTGGCGCGCGCCGTGCAGCTGGCCGCCGACTCCATCCCGCGCACCTTCGGGCTGAGCCCGGAGGACATCCAGGTGGTGACCATCCGGGCCGGCGGCGAGGCCGGCGCCGAGACCGTCACCCGGGCGCTGCGCGAGCGGCTGGGGACCGAGCAGGTCAGGGCGCTGACGGCGCGCGAGGCGCTGGGCGGCACCTGGCCGGCGGCGGTGGTGGTGCTGGACGGGCCTTCCTCCGGCAGTCTGACCCGGGCGCTGGTCTACGGCCTGTGCGGGCTGGCCGAGCGGCACCTGTCGATCGTGCACGGCGCGGGCTCGGCGCTGCCGCAGGCCGTTGCCAACGTGCCGGACCGGCCGCGGCACACCCGGCTGCCGGCCGTCCTCAGGGAGCTGTGAAGCTCGCCGCGACACTAGACACATAAGCACATAAGCATGAAAGAACCGCGCCGATCCCCACAAGGGTCGGCGCGGTCCGCGTTCCAGTGCTTTCCCGCGCGCCTCAGCCGGTGATGGAGTCCATCGCCGGCAGGTAGCCGCCGGACTGGCCGTCGGCGGTCGGGTGGTAGGACTCGGTGACGTCGGTGATGTTCACCGAGTGCAGCCACTCGTTGAAGAAGTCGCACAGCTCGTGCCCGGAGAACTTGCTGCGCACGTCGGCGTAGGAGTCGCCGGCGTTCTTGGCCGCGGTCTGGATGATGCCGTCCAGCGTGTCGGCGGCGTTGTTCAGCGCGGTCCGGTCCGTGGTGGACAGGCCCGGGCAGATCCAGGAGTTGCCCAGGTCGTAGAACTCGGGGTAGCCCATCACGACGACCCGCGCGCTGGGCGCGGCGCTGCGGATCGCGGAGAAGGTGGTCCCCAGCTTGCCCGGGAGCACCGACTTGGCCTGCGCGACCGAGGCGTTGATCGCGCTCAGGCAGGTGCTGTCGGAGTCCAGGACGCAGGTCTGCATCACCGAGGAGAAGCCGACGTCGTTGCCGCCGATGGTGATGCTCACCAGGTTGGTGGACGAGCTCAGCGCCGAGATCTGGCTGTTCAGCACGTCGGTGGTGGTGGCGCCGGAGCAGGCCACCGAGGTGTAGCTCGCCGGGCTGTGCGCGTTGGCCCACAGCTGGGAGTACGCCAGGGTGCTGCGCAGGCAGTTGCCGGAGGAGGAGATGTAGGAGCCGGAGCCGACGCCGGAGGAGTAGGAGTCACCGAGCGCGACGTAGTGCACGCTGCTCGCGGCCGAGGCGTCGGTCGCCATCACGGTGGTGAAAGCGGTCGTCACCGCGGCCAGGACGAGCAGCGCCCGCTTGATCGCGGGACGTCGCGTCCGCGTCCGCTTGTGGGGACGAGGGAGCACAGGGAACCTCCATGTGGGGGTGGATGGGGGTGCGCTGGGATGAGAATGGCACCCCATCAGGACCCTGTGAAGACGAAGTTACCAACGAGTTTTGACGAGCGGGTAACTTCTTGGTTGGCAGGTCAGTACGTTTCAGAACATACCCCTCATCCCGCCTTGGGAATCAACCCCATGATTCGGGACCGCACTCGGCGTGTCAGACGGTCCACCTCCGCCACGCGCAGCGCCTTGGCCGCCAAAACGTAGACAACGACCAGAGCCGTGCCCCCGGCCGCGGCGGCGAGCAGCGAGGCGGCGCGCGCCGACCCGGCGAGCGCCCCGACGTCCTGCGCGGCGGCGTAGCCGACCAGCCCGGCGACGGTCGCGGCCAGCAGCAGCCGGCGGTAGACCCGTGACACGCCCTTGCCGGGTGCGGCCGCGCTGGGCCCGGCGAGGCGCCGCCGCAGCCGGCGCACGGACCAGGCCAGCCCGATCGCCGAGGACAGCCCGGAGCCGGCGGCCATCACCACGACCGGCCAGCGCGTGCCGCCGAGGAATGCGGTCGCCGCGATCGCGATCGCGGCGTTCACCGCGCCGGTGATCAGCCCGACGGTGAACGGCGTCCGCGTGTCGCCGAAGGCGTAGAAGCCGCGCAGAATCACGTACTGCGCCGAGAACGGGATCAGCCCGAGGCCGGAGGCGGCGAGCATGAAGCCGATCCCGTGCGCCTGCGACAGGCTGGTCTGCCCGTAGCCGAACAAGACGGCGGCGAACTGCGGACCGAGGGCGAGGAACGCGAACGCGCACGGCACGATCGCCGCCCCCGAGACCCGCAGCCCGAGCGACAGGTCGCGGCGCACGGCAGCCGGGTCGTCGTCGGCCGCCGCGCGGCTCATCCGCGGCAGCAGCATCGTCAGCAGCGACACGGTGATGACCGACTGCGGCAGGATCCAGATCTGCTGCGCCTTGGAGTAGGCGGCATAGCCGACGGCTTGATGCGGATGTGCCTGGTCCACACCGGTGGCCAGGGACATCACCAGGAGGTTCACCGCCTGGCCGACGAGCATGTAGGCCAGCGTCCACTTCGCCGGCGCGGCAGCCTGGCCGAGCCCCGCACCGCGCCAGTCGAAGCGGGGACGGTAGCGGACGCCCGAACCGGCCAGGAACCACAGCACGACAGCCGCCTGCACGACGACGCCGGCGGTCGTCCCCATGCCGATGAACATGCTCTGCCCGGCACTGAGCACGGCCTGGCCGTCAGCGCCCTGCGCCGCTCCCCCGCCGACCGCGACGAACCCGCCGAACACCGCGACCACCACGATGTTGTTCAGCACCGGCGCCCACGCCGCCGGGCCGAACCGCCCGCGTGCGCCGAGCACCTGCCCGACGACCGCGAAGACTCCGTAGAAGAAGATCTGCGGCATGCAGTAGCGCGCGAAGGACACCGCGAGCGCCCGATGCGCGGCGTCCAGCTTGCCGGCCGACGCCGCGACGATCCACGGCGCCGCCATCGTCGCCACCGCCGTGATCGCGAGCAGCGCGCAGAACACCAGCGTCAGGAAGCGGTTGACGTACGCCGCGCCGCCGTCGGCGTCCCGCCGCATGGCCGCGACCAGCTGCGGCATGAAGACCGCGTTCAGCGCGCCGCCGATGATCAGGAAGTAGATCATGTTCGGCAGGGTGTTGCCGACGGTGAAGGTGGTCGCCAGCACCGAGGATCCGAGCGCCGCCGCCTGCAGAAGCTGGGCGACCATGCCGCCGAGCCGCGAGACGACGGTCGCGGCGGCCATGCCCGCCGAGGAGCGCGCGCCGGCGGAGGTCTTCTTCGCGGGCGGGACAGCCGGGGCGGCGGTGGCGGAGGCGGCGGTCGCGGTGGCGGGGGCGGGGGCGGGGGCGGCGGCGGTCGCGGTCGCGGTCGCGGTCGCGGAAGTCTCCGGAGTCGCGGCGGTCGGCCACCACAGGTCTTCCACCGCCGGACCCTGCACCGGTCCGCGTCGCAGCGGCATCAGCTGGGCGAGCAGGTCCGGGTGCGGATCGGTGATGGCCCGCAGCATCCCGGTGTCCCAGTCGCCCGCGACCGCCGGGATCTCGAAGCGGCCCGCCTCGACGGACGCGGCGTGCGCGTAGCGGCGCGGGTCTGTCTCGGATTCGCTCACTGCCCCCACTTGCTCCTGCTACTCCTGCGGATACCGCTCCAGGATCTTGCCCTTCAAGTCCGCGGAGAGATAACCGCTGCGGTAGTCGTCGCCGACATAGACCCGCAACCCCAGTGTGTGATCGATGATGTCAGAGTCCACGACCACGTAGTGGTAGTTGGGGTTCTTCACGTTCAGCGAGCTGTTGGCGTCCTTCAGCAGCCCCGGCAGCGCGTCCCAGTTCACCGTGTACGGGTCCAGCGCCGGCTCGCCCTCGTCCAGGGTGCTGCCGGTCATCGAGAAGGCGGCCTTGCCGTTGCTGTAGTCGTAAGTGTCGTAGACCTTCGGGTCGTCCTTCTTCACCACGTCGAAGCTGGCGTGGTCGTCGTAGACGGTCATCGACACCACGCGGTTGCTTCCGCTGACCGCGAAGATCTGCTTGATGACGGCGCGGACGCCGGCCGGGGTGAGCAGGTGCTGCGTCGCGGTCGAGGAGCCGCCGCCGGCCGAGGCGGCGGTGGCGGTCGTCGAGGACTGCGACGGCGGCGAGGAACCGGCGACCGCGACCGGGTCGGAGAAGGAGGGCATGGAGAACGCCGGGGAGCTGTTCGCCGGGTCGGCGCCGCCTGTCCGGTTGCCGTGGCTCTGCGCGCGCGTCGTGGCCCAGACCGAGATGCCCATCACGGCCAGCACGGCCACCGTGGACATGGTCGTGAGCCGGAACGCCTTCGACCGGTAGCGCTCGGTGGCTTCGGGGCTCATGCCCGCCGGGTAGGAGGTGGACGTGTTGCCGTAGGGGTTGACCGGCGGATGGCCCGCATAGCCGGCCATCTGGTCCGTGACCGGCATCTGCCCGGTGCCGCCATACTGGATGGTCTGCTGCCAGTTGGTGTAGCCAGTGCCACCGGCGAAGTTGCCCGGTACCTGCGCTTGAAGCCCGGTCACGCTCCGCCCGGCCTCGACCTGCGCCAGCATCGCGTCCAGTTGCTCGGCGGTCGGCCGCCGCGCCGGGTCCGGCACCAGCACCGCGCTCAGCACCGGTCCCAGCGCGCCGCTGCGCACCGGCGGCGGCACATAGCCGCCGGAGACCGCTGCGATGGTCGCGATGGTGGAGTCGCGGCTGAGCGGATTGCGCCCTTCCAGGCCGACGTAGAGCATCAGGCACAGCGACCACAGGTCCGAGCTCGGATCGCCCTCGATGCCGTGCACGCGCTCGGGCGCCATGTACTCCGGCGAGCCGATCAGCATCCCGGTCGCGGTGAGCCCGGGCGAGGCCTCCAGCGCGGCGATGCCGAAGTCGGTGAGCACCGGCGTGCCGTCCTCGCGCAGCAGCACGTTGGCCGGCTTCACGTCGCGGTGCTGGATCCCGGCTGCGTGCGCGGCCCGCAGCGCGCCCAGCACGCCGCGTCCGATGCGCACCGCCTCCGGGACGGTCAGGTCACGCTCGTCCAGCAGGCTGTCCAGCGACCCGCCGCTCACCAGCTCCATCACCAGCCAGGGGTGCGCCAGGTCCGGGGAATCGACGATGTGGTAGATCGTCACGACGTTCGGATGCTGCAATCGCGCCAGCGCCTGCGCCTCCCGCAACACCCGCTCGCGCACGATCCGCTGCCCGGCCGGATCGCTGCCGTGCACCGACGGATCCGGCGAGCGCACCTCCTTCAACGCGACCTCGCGCTGCAGCATCAGGTCGCGGGCCCGCCACACCAGCCCCATGCCGCCGCCGCCCAGCCGCTGCGACAGCTCGAAACGCCCGTCGATCACGTATCGGCCCTGGTCCCCTCCGGTCATGCGGGAAGTCTAGGGTTCAGGACGGACAGCGCTTGCGGGCCGAAACATCGTCACCAAACCGGAATGTACCGCCTCGAGTCCTGCGATATGGCACGGAAGCGGGCACGCAACAGCCGGCCTCCCGCCGGGACGCAAGGTGTTGATGGTTTGACGCGTCCGCGGCCGGAGGCCGGCTGCCGTGATCCGGGAGGCCGCGCCGCCTAGACGACCTCGATCCCGTCGATCTCGTCCTCCGCGCCGTCCTCGGCGAAGGTGTCGAAGTACTCGTCGTCCTCCTCGTCGCCGATCACGTCGAAGCGGCAGACGATCCGCTCGGGGTCGGTGTCGGAGAACGGGTCCTCGAACCACTGCTCGTCGGCGACCGCCTCGGGGTCGGAGGCCAGGACCCAGGTGGTGCCGTCGCCGGGGAGCAGGCCGAGTTCGTCCGAGCGGTTGTGGATCTCGTCGGGGTCGAACACGTCGAACAGCGCGGCCAGCGAGCCGGAGACGGTGCTGATGTCCAGTTCCGGGTCGACCGCCCCGGCGGCCAGGCCGCGCGCCGCGCCGAGCAGCCGGCCCGGGTGCTCGATCTGGTAGTCCCGGCGGATCAGCACGCTGATGGCCTCGGGGTTGTCCGGGTCCGCCGCCGACTCGGGGTACTGGCTCGGGATCTCGAACGGGGTGACCTCGTTGTACGTGTCGTACAGGGCGTCGTCGTAGGACTCGGCGGCGGCGGCCATGGCCAGGAAGGCCGTGCGCACGGCCGGGTCGCTCTCGTCCGACCGGCCTTCCACCGCGGCCAGATGGGCGTCGATCGCGGCTTTGAGGGCGTCGGCGGCCGAGCGGACGTCGGCGGCGGTGGGGGCGGTCGGTTCAGACATGAGGTAGACGGTATCCGGTCTTGGCCGTGTCGGCTCGCAATACCGGCGCGCGCATTCGCAAGAAGGCATGGACTTGTCAGCCCCATGGACGACGCGCGGCCGAACCGCGTCCGGGGCATGGACGGCACGGCGGCGGCTCGGTAGCGTCGCTGCAGGCGAGGCGGTCAACCCGGCCGCCGGGAGGAACGGCAGAACGCCAGGGGGCGCATATGCGCGCGTATCACGTGACCATCGGCGCGTACGAGTTCACCGCGACCGAGGAGGGCCCGCAGGCCGGCCCGCCCGTGGTGCTGCTGCACGGTTTCCCGCAGACCTCGGCGAGCTGGCAGGCCGCCAGCCGGCTGCTGGCCGCCGACGGTCTGCGCACCATCGCCTTGGACCAGCGCGGCTACTCCCCCGGCGCGCGCCCCCTGGAGGTCTCCGAGTACCACGTGAACCGGCTGGTCCAGGACGTCGTCGGCCTGCTGGACGCCCTGCACCTGCCCAGCGCGCACCTGGTCGGGCACGACTGGGGCGCGATCGTCGCCTGGCACGCCGCGGTGGCGCACCCGGACCGTTTCAGGACCTTGACGGCGGTGTCGGTGCCGCACCTGAAGGGCTTCTACGAGGTCCTGGCCGACCCCGGCCCGGAGGGCGAGGACCAGCGGCGGCGCTCGGAGTACGTGCAGCTGTTCCGCATGGACGACAAGCCCGAGGACGTCCTACTCGCCAACAGCGCCCGCGCGCTGCACGACCTGTTCTCCCCGCTGCCGGAATCGGCGATCCTGCCGCACTACGGCGCCCTCGGCCAGCGCCCGGCGCTCACCGCCGCGCTGAACTGGTACCGCGCGATCGACGTGAAGCAGTCGGCGGCGCTGGCGAACGTGCGGATCCCGACGACGTTCGTGTGGTCCACCGAGGATGTCGCGATCGGGCGTGCCGTGGCGGAAAACTGCGCACAGTGCGTCGAGGGCCCGTACCGGTTCGTCGAGCTGAACGGCGTCAGCCACTGGATTCCGGACCAGGCGCCGGTGGAGTTGGCGCGCGCCGTGGTCGATCGCGTGCGCTCTGTGGACAACTGAGCGGATTCGCGGAGCAAACACTCCCCTGCGCGTGAATCCGATCACAATCCCTGTGCGTTGATTCGAGAATCGGTGGTGCTGGTTGGAAAACTGATGACTGTATGACTACGCCGACGCATGAGCCCCGAGACCCCGACCGCGCCGTTCCCGAACCGGAGACCCGGCACAGACTCGACCTGTCCGTCACCAAGATCGCCGCCGGTGCGAGCGCGGCCGCGATCTCCGCCGCCGTCGGCTCGAAGCTGGGCGTGGGCGGCACGATCGCCGGCGCGGCGGTCGCCAGTGTGGTCGCGACGTCGGCCAGCGCGGTCATCGGACACTCGCTGGAGCGCGGGAAGACCGCGGCGCGCAAGGCGATGCCGGTACTGGATCCGGAGCAGTTGGAGACGGCGATCCTGTCGCGGGCGCGGACCGTGCGCTCGGCGCATCGGACGGCGGCGGTCGAGATCGTCGACGAGCCTGCGGCACTCACCCACTTCGACGAGGCGCAGACCCAGCTTTCCCTGACCGACCGGGCTCTGGCCGACAGCGCCGTGGACGAGACAGCCGTGCTCGACGGCGATACCGATATCCACGCCCCGATGGGCCCGCACGCGCAAACCATGCTGCTGGCGAACATCGCCGCCGACACGCCGCGCACCTGGAAAGACCGCATCCCCGGCCGCAAGCCGCTCCTGGCCGCGGCCATAGCGAGCTTCATGCTCGGCACCGGCGCCGTCACCGCGCTGGAGGTCGCCCGCAAGGGCGAGTTCCCCGGCTATCACAGCAACGTCTTCAGCAACGACCCCGGCCAGAGCGGCGGCTCGCACGACCAGCCCGCCCCGGAGAACCCCGGCGGCAACGGCTCGCACGAGGGCTCCACACCGTCGCAGAAGCCGGACTCGCCGTCCCCGACGCCGTCCGGCTCCAGCGACTCGCCGAGCACCACGCCCTCCACGCCGCCGTCCTCCGGCTCCACCCCGGTCACGCCGAGCACGCCCTCGACGAGCCCTTCGACCGGTCCCACCGGAGCTTCCACGACCCCGACGACCTCGCCGAACAGCAGCACGAGTCCGTCCTCCGTGCCGAGTACGCCCGGCGCCCCGACGCAGAGTTCCACCGCCGGCGCACCGGGCAAGGCCACCCCGACCGGCGGCGCCCCGACGGGCTGACCGACCAGATCCGGCGAGAACGCCCTCCGCGGCCGCCGATCATGCAAAAATCAGTCGCCGCCGGGGACACGCCGGCCACCTGAAGGGGATACTCGTGAGTCTGGGCTGGGATGTCTACTCGTGCCGGGTCGACGGCAAGCCGGCGGTGATCACCCTGGACCTGGACCTGCAGGATGTCGCCGACAGCGGCACGCACCCCCAGCGCCTGCACGTGCGCCACGCCCTGCGCTCGCCCCGGGAGAACGGCCTGCCCGACGGCACCGAGAACGACCAGATGTACGCCCTGCAGGACGCGCTGGTGGAAAGCCTCGGCGCCGAGGTGCGCGCGATCTACCTGGCCTGCCTGACCAACGACGGCCACCGCGAGCACTTCTTCCACCTGCCGCCGCGCGCCGACGGCCGCGCCGTCGTGGCGAAGGTGGAAAGCGCCCTGGGCGACTACGAACTGGCGACCTTCACCGAGGACGACCCGGAGTGGCGGTACTACCACGAGTTCTTGTGGCCGGACACGCGCAGCATGCAGTACCTGATGGACCGCCGCGTCGTGCAGTCGCTGGCCGAGAACGGCGACAAGCACAGCGTCCCGCGTCCCGTGGACCACGTTGTGGGCCTCCCGGATGAGGCTCGCGCGCGGACGATGCTCGTCGATGCGCAGGCCGCGGGCTTCACCGGCAGGGTCGAGAAGCGCAACGGGCAGTGGATGGTGCATCTGGAGCGCACCGACGCCGTCGAGCTGGACTACATCCACGGGGTCGTGTGGGAGCTGCACGAGATGGCCGAGCGGCTCGGCGGCTACTACGACGGCTGGGGCTGCGTCATCAGCAGCTGAAGTTGGAGCTGCGGTATGCGGTGTTGCGGAGTGCGGTGCTGCGGTGTACGGCGCTGCGGTGTACGGCGCTGCGGTGTACGGCGCTGCGGCTCAAACATCATCGAGTGTCGGCAGACCGGCCGCCAGCACCTCGGCGACATGCCAGACCCGGCGCTCGGCCACAGCCTGCTCCACCTGGGTCCGACAGCTGAATCCGTCAGCGATGAGCAACGTGTCCGCGGACGCGGCGCGGATGGCCGGGAGCAGGTTCAGCTCCGCGACGGCCATCGAGACCTCGTAGTGCCCGGCGGTGACCCCGAAGTCGCCGGCCAACCCGCAGCATCCGGACACGATGCGCGCGTCCACCCCGGCGCGCGCCAGCAACTCCACCTCCGCCTCGCCGGTGGCGCCGGTGGCGTACTGGTGGCAGTGGATCTGGATCAGGGCCTTGTGACCGCTCCACGGCGAGGCCGGCGGACGCCAGTCGGGCGCGTACCGGGCCAGGAACTGCGCGGGCCCGGTCACCAGCTCTGCGGCGCGTGCCGCGAGCGGATGCGTGGGCAGCAGTTCAGTCAGCTCCTCGCGCAGGGCGGCGGCGCAGCTGGGTTCGGGCACGATGATCGGCAGTCCCGCCTCGACCGCCGGAGCCATCGCCTCCAGCGTGCGGGCGACGACGCGCCGCGCGGTACCGAGCTGTCCGGTCGAGATCCAGGTGAGCCCGCAGCATCCGGTGCGCGGCGGCAGCAGGACACGGAAGCCCGCAGCGCGCAGGACGGCGATCAGCGCGTCGCCGACAGCCGGCGTGAAGTTCTCGGTGAAGGTGTCGGCCCACAGGACAACGGTGCGCGTGCCCGCCAGCTCCCACAGGGCGGAAGTGGACCAGCTTCCTGCTTCAGCGTCCTTCGTCGGGACGCCCGGCTGTGTCCTGGCACTATCTGCTCGCCGCCGCGAGAAGGATCGCACCGCGAACCGCGGCAGCGCCCGCTCCTCGGCGATCCCCCCGAGCCGCTTCAGCAGCGGCGCCAACGGCGAGGCCAACACCCGGTTCACCACGCGCGGCGCGAACCCGGCCAGCCGCGCCCACACCGGCAGCCATCCCAGCGAGTAGTGCGCCGCCGGGCGCACGCGTCCGCGATAGTGCTGCGCCAGCACCTCTGTCTTGTACGAGGCCATGTCCACGCCGACCGGGCAGTCCGTCTTGCAGCCCTTGCAGCCCAGGCACAGGTCGAGCGCGTCCAGGACCTCCGGTGCGCGGTAGCCGTCGCTGACCGTGCGTCCGTCGAGCATCTCTTGCAGCACCCTGGCACGCCCGCGCGTGGAGTCCTTCTCATCGCCAGTGGCCCGGAACGACGGGCACATCACGCCGCCGACCGCACTGCGGCACTTCCCCACTCCCACGCAGCGCCGCACCGCGCGCCCGAAGTCCCCGCCGTCGCTCGCCAGTGCCAGCTCCGGCGGCGCCATCTGCACGACGTGCGGCGCGCGCAGGTCGGCGGCGAAGTCGCGGGGCGCGACCAGGATCGCGGGGTTCAGCACGCCGTCGGGGTCGAACGCGGTCTTGCATTCCTCGAACGCCCGCAGTAGCTCAGGGCTGTACATAGCGGCCAGCAGCGCCGAGCGTGCCTGGCCGTCGCCGTGCTCGCCGGACACCGATCCGCCGTGCGTGACCACCAGTTCGGTCGCGGCGGCGGTGAACTCCGCGAACTGCTGGCGTCCGGAGACGGTCTGCAGGTCGTGGTCGATGCGGACGTGCAGGCAGCCCTCACCGAAGTGCCCGAACACCGTGCCCTTGCGGCCGGCGCTCAGCATGAGCGCCTCGAACCCGCGCAGGTAGTCCGCCAGCCGCTCCGGCGGTACCGCCGCGTCCTCGAAGCCCGGCCACGCCTCGGCGCCCTCGGCCGTCCGGGTCGCCAGCCCGGCGCCGTCCTCTCGGATCCGCCACAGCTGGCGCTGCTCGGCCTCGGCGCGGACCACCCGGGTCGCGTGCGCGCCGGCCAGGTCCGCGACGATCGCCGCCGCCTGCCGCGCGGTCGTCTCGATGAACAGCCATCCGCCGCCGGCCGGCAGCGAGGAGGGCAGCGGACGCTTGCGGCGTGCCGCCCACACGTCGGCCAGCTCCGAGCCCAGCCCTTCGATCGCCGAGGGCTGATGCGGCAGCACGCGCGGCACGTCGGCGGCGGCCGTCACCATGTCCGGGTACGCAGCGACCACCAGCACCCGGTCCCGCAGCACCGGCACCAGCCGCACCTCGGCGCCGAGCACCGCGGCGAGCGTGCCCTCGGAGCCGACGAGCGCCTTGGCGACGTCGAACCCGTTCTCCGGCAGCAGATGCTGCAACGCGTAGCCGGAGACCTGGCGCGGGAAGCGCCCGAGCTCCCGGCGGATGGCCTCGCCATGGCGTTCGACCAGGGCGCGCAGCCGCTCGTCGAGCGCTGCGACGCCGGACGTGCCGCGCCGCGCTGTGGTCCGCGTGCCGTCCGCGAGCAGCAGGTCCAGGCTCAGCACGTTCTCCGACGTGGTCCCGAACGCCAGCGAGCGCGCGCCGCAGGCGTTGTTGCCGATCATGCCGCCGACGGTGCAGCGGGAGGCGGTGGAGGGGTCGGGCCCGAAGCGCAGTCCGTGCGGAGCCGCTGCCGCTTGGAGCGCGTCGAGCACGACGCCCGGCTCCACCCGCGCGGTCCGGGCCTCGGCGTCCAGCTCCAGGACCCGCCCGAAGTACCGCGAACAGTCCAGCACCAGTCCTTCGCCGATGGCGTTCCCGGCGACCGAGGTGCCGCCGCCGCGCAGCGTCACCGGCACACCGTGCGCCCGGCTGACGCGCACCGCCGCGGCGACCTGCTCGGCGTCGCGCGGGAAGGCCACGCCGCGCGGCACGTGCCGGTAGTTGGAGGCGTCGGCGCTGTACTCGGCGCGCCGCCGGGCGCCGGAGCCGACGTCCAGCCCGGCCTCGGCCAACGCCGCGCGCCACGCCCGATCGGGCAGGTCAGAGGCATGGTTCGGGCCGGGCGCGGAGGACTTCGCAAGGGAAGATCGGTCGGGCACGCTCCCAAACTAGCGCCCCGCCGAGCCGCCGGGCGCGGCGTGCCGCATTCCGGGGGCGGAACGGGTGCGGGGCGGGTACGTTCGGAGGGCAAACCCCTGCAAAACCCCGTCAGGTGCAAACCCCGTCAGGCCGATCATGGCCGG
This window harbors:
- a CDS encoding serine/threonine-protein kinase, producing MTGGDQGRYVIDGRFELSQRLGGGGMGLVWRARDLMLQREVALKEVRSPDPSVHGSDPAGQRIVRERVLREAQALARLQHPNVVTIYHIVDSPDLAHPWLVMELVSGGSLDSLLDERDLTVPEAVRIGRGVLGALRAAHAAGIQHRDVKPANVLLREDGTPVLTDFGIAALEASPGLTATGMLIGSPEYMAPERVHGIEGDPSSDLWSLCLMLYVGLEGRNPLSRDSTIATIAAVSGGYVPPPVRSGALGPVLSAVLVPDPARRPTAEQLDAMLAQVEAGRSVTGLQAQVPGNFAGGTGYTNWQQTIQYGGTGQMPVTDQMAGYAGHPPVNPYGNTSTSYPAGMSPEATERYRSKAFRLTTMSTVAVLAVMGISVWATTRAQSHGNRTGGADPANSSPAFSMPSFSDPVAVAGSSPPSQSSTTATAASAGGGSSTATQHLLTPAGVRAVIKQIFAVSGSNRVVSMTVYDDHASFDVVKKDDPKVYDTYDYSNGKAAFSMTGSTLDEGEPALDPYTVNWDALPGLLKDANSSLNVKNPNYHYVVVDSDIIDHTLGLRVYVGDDYRSGYLSADLKGKILERYPQE
- a CDS encoding alpha/beta fold hydrolase produces the protein MRAYHVTIGAYEFTATEEGPQAGPPVVLLHGFPQTSASWQAASRLLAADGLRTIALDQRGYSPGARPLEVSEYHVNRLVQDVVGLLDALHLPSAHLVGHDWGAIVAWHAAVAHPDRFRTLTAVSVPHLKGFYEVLADPGPEGEDQRRRSEYVQLFRMDDKPEDVLLANSARALHDLFSPLPESAILPHYGALGQRPALTAALNWYRAIDVKQSAALANVRIPTTFVWSTEDVAIGRAVAENCAQCVEGPYRFVELNGVSHWIPDQAPVELARAVVDRVRSVDN
- a CDS encoding DUF695 domain-containing protein, giving the protein MSLGWDVYSCRVDGKPAVITLDLDLQDVADSGTHPQRLHVRHALRSPRENGLPDGTENDQMYALQDALVESLGAEVRAIYLACLTNDGHREHFFHLPPRADGRAVVAKVESALGDYELATFTEDDPEWRYYHEFLWPDTRSMQYLMDRRVVQSLAENGDKHSVPRPVDHVVGLPDEARARTMLVDAQAAGFTGRVEKRNGQWMVHLERTDAVELDYIHGVVWELHEMAERLGGYYDGWGCVISS
- a CDS encoding FAD-binding and (Fe-S)-binding domain-containing protein, giving the protein MPDRSSLAKSSAPGPNHASDLPDRAWRAALAEAGLDVGSGARRRAEYSADASNYRHVPRGVAFPRDAEQVAAAVRVSRAHGVPVTLRGGGTSVAGNAIGEGLVLDCSRYFGRVLELDAEARTARVEPGVVLDALQAAAAPHGLRFGPDPSTASRCTVGGMIGNNACGARSLAFGTTSENVLSLDLLLADGTRTTARRGTSGVAALDERLRALVERHGEAIRRELGRFPRQVSGYALQHLLPENGFDVAKALVGSEGTLAAVLGAEVRLVPVLRDRVLVVAAYPDMVTAAADVPRVLPHQPSAIEGLGSELADVWAARRKRPLPSSLPAGGGWLFIETTARQAAAIVADLAGAHATRVVRAEAEQRQLWRIREDGAGLATRTAEGAEAWPGFEDAAVPPERLADYLRGFEALMLSAGRKGTVFGHFGEGCLHVRIDHDLQTVSGRQQFAEFTAAATELVVTHGGSVSGEHGDGQARSALLAAMYSPELLRAFEECKTAFDPDGVLNPAILVAPRDFAADLRAPHVVQMAPPELALASDGGDFGRAVRRCVGVGKCRSAVGGVMCPSFRATGDEKDSTRGRARVLQEMLDGRTVSDGYRAPEVLDALDLCLGCKGCKTDCPVGVDMASYKTEVLAQHYRGRVRPAAHYSLGWLPVWARLAGFAPRVVNRVLASPLAPLLKRLGGIAEERALPRFAVRSFSRRRADSARTQPGVPTKDAEAGSWSTSALWELAGTRTVVLWADTFTENFTPAVGDALIAVLRAAGFRVLLPPRTGCCGLTWISTGQLGTARRVVARTLEAMAPAVEAGLPIIVPEPSCAAALREELTELLPTHPLAARAAELVTGPAQFLARYAPDWRPPASPWSGHKALIQIHCHQYATGATGEAEVELLARAGVDARIVSGCCGLAGDFGVTAGHYEVSMAVAELNLLPAIRAASADTLLIADGFSCRTQVEQAVAERRVWHVAEVLAAGLPTLDDV